From Cydia strobilella chromosome 7, ilCydStro3.1, whole genome shotgun sequence, one genomic window encodes:
- the LOC134743167 gene encoding eukaryotic translation initiation factor 4E-like → MAGNNTEEVEGSATTDVKTNSAAEVPPEFLIKHPLQNTWSLWFYDNDRNKTWEENLIELTTFDTVEDFWRLYHHIKLPSELRQGHDYAVFKQGIRPMWEDDANKMGGRWLISLEKKQRNSDLDRFWLDVVLLLIGENFENADEICGAVVNVRPKLDKIGVWTADASKQNATVEIGRKLKEQLGIHGKIGFQVHRDTMVKHSSATKNLYTV, encoded by the exons ATGGCCGGAAATAATACCGAAGAAGTAGAG GGGTCCGCGACCACCGATGTGAAGACCAACAGTGCTGCGGAAGTACCGCCAGAGTTCCTTATCAAGCATCCCCTACAGAACACTTGGAGCCTTTGGTTTTACGACAATGACAGAAACAAGACATGGGAAGAGAACCTGATAGAACTCACCACATTTGATACAGTCGAGGACTTTTGGAG ACTATACCACCACATAAAGCTACCGTCAGAACTGCGCCAAGGCCACGACTATGCAGTGTTCAAACAGGGCATCCGTCCCATGTGGGAGGACGACGCCAACAAGATGGGAGGAAGATGGCTTATCAGTCTTGAGAAGAAACAGCGTAACTCCGACTTGGACCGGTTTTGGTTAGATGTG GTTCTTTTACTCATTGGGGAGAATTTCGAGAATGCTGATGAAATTTGCGGTGCAGTTGTGAATGTTAGGCCTAAACTTGATAAAATAG gtgTGTGGACAGCGGATGCTTCCAAACAGAATGCTACTGTAGAGATTGGCAGAAAACTGAAGGAGCAGCTCGGAATCCACGGAAAAATCGGCTTCCAGGTCCATAGAGACACTATGGTCAAACACAGCTCGGCCACCAAGAATTTGTATACTGTTTAG
- the LOC134743175 gene encoding spermine synthase isoform X2 yields MSVQTLLMDFSIDPARLGDESGQKAVFSQLKSVLKDYVPNLILAAEVAVDGGSLKLLTGKNGTTVSVRLFDRGLVTVNIEYYKEDSEEPLISFKSARVLESQLKKYISVIKSQAYAPLKRCLFGRYYPTSDERLLEYDIDNVVFDEQSPFQRVQIVHSKSLGNMLVLDDLQNISEADLVYTETLMQRGKENYEGKEIVILGGGDGALLYELLKEKPKFVWMLEIDEVVMNACNKHLRSICGDVLERRKGPNYEIIVEDCMLTINKFIKEGKKVDYIFGDLTDIPISESACGELWEFMITILNSSFKILKPDGRFMTHGNGATSSESLELYEQELAKLTPAVSFSKSRAFVPSFLEDWIFYQISFSANNGA; encoded by the exons atgtcgGTGCAAACGTTATTAATGGACTTTTCGATTGACCCCGCCCGTTTAGGCGACGAAAGCGGTCAAAAGGCGGTTTTTAGTCAGCTGAAAAGCGTTTTAAAAGATTATGTGCCGAATCTTATTTTAGCCGCTGAAGTAGCCGTGGATGGAGGGTCCTTGAAACTATTAACGGGTAAGAATGGCACGACGGTATCAGTAAGACTGTTCGATCGTGGGCTGGTAACTGTAAACATTGAATATTACAAAGAAGACTCTGAAGAACCTTTAATAAGTTTCAAG TCCGCAAGAGTATTGGAGAGTCAGCTGAAAAAGTACATCAGTGTGATAAAATCCCAAGCTTATGCGCCGTTAAAACGTTGCCTCTTCGGCAGGTATTACCCGACGTCAG ATGAAAGACTTCTAGAGTACGATATCGACAATGTTGTGTTCGACGAACAGTCCCCCTTCCAGAGGGTGCAGATAGTGCACTCCAAGTCCCTTGGGAACATGTTGGTGCTAGATGACTTGCAAA ATATATCAGAGGCTGACCTCGTATACACAGAAACTTTGATGCAACGAGGCAAGGAAAACTATGAAGGAAAGGAAATCGTTATTTTAG gcgGTGGCGACGGAGCACTCCTATACGAGTTGTTGAAGGAAAAGCCCAAATTCGTGTGGATGTTGGAGATCGACGAGGTGGTGATGAACGCGTGCAATAAGCATCTGCGCTCCATTTGCGGCGACGTGTTGGAGAGACGAAAGGGGCCTAACTATGAA ATAATCGTAGAAGACTGCATGTTGACCATAAACAAATTCATCAAGGAGGGCAAGAAAGTCGACTACATTTTCGGGGACCTCACCGATATTCCCATCTCGGAGTCGGCATGCGGCGAGCTCTGGGAGTTCATGATCACCATCCTGAACTCATCGTTCAAGATACTCAAGCCTGATGGGAGGTTTATGACACAT GGCAACGGTGCCACCAGCTCCGAGTCTCTAGAGCTGTACGAGCAAGAGCTAGCCAAGCTGACGCCAGCCGTCTCGTTCTCCAAGAGCCGGGCCTTCGTGCCCTCCTTCCTCGAGGACTGGATCTTCTACCAAATATCCTTCTCGGCTAACAACGGCGCCTAA
- the LOC134743175 gene encoding spermine synthase isoform X1, producing the protein MSVQTLLMDFSIDPARLGDESGQKAVFSQLKSVLKDYVPNLILAAEVAVDGGSLKLLTGKNGTTVSVRLFDRGLVTVNIEYYKEDSEEPLISFKNTKLLEGSVRMSLECERVKLLPTIKRGYKFDVYLTSSDERLLEYDIDNVVFDEQSPFQRVQIVHSKSLGNMLVLDDLQNISEADLVYTETLMQRGKENYEGKEIVILGGGDGALLYELLKEKPKFVWMLEIDEVVMNACNKHLRSICGDVLERRKGPNYEIIVEDCMLTINKFIKEGKKVDYIFGDLTDIPISESACGELWEFMITILNSSFKILKPDGRFMTHGNGATSSESLELYEQELAKLTPAVSFSKSRAFVPSFLEDWIFYQISFSANNGA; encoded by the exons atgtcgGTGCAAACGTTATTAATGGACTTTTCGATTGACCCCGCCCGTTTAGGCGACGAAAGCGGTCAAAAGGCGGTTTTTAGTCAGCTGAAAAGCGTTTTAAAAGATTATGTGCCGAATCTTATTTTAGCCGCTGAAGTAGCCGTGGATGGAGGGTCCTTGAAACTATTAACGGGTAAGAATGGCACGACGGTATCAGTAAGACTGTTCGATCGTGGGCTGGTAACTGTAAACATTGAATATTACAAAGAAGACTCTGAAGAACCTTTAATAAGTTTCAAG AACACTAAACTACTGGAAGGTTCTGTCAGAATGTCATTGGAGTGCGAAAGAGTTAAGCTATTGCCAACAATTAAGAGGGGCTATAAGTTTGACGTTTACCTTACTAGCTCAG ATGAAAGACTTCTAGAGTACGATATCGACAATGTTGTGTTCGACGAACAGTCCCCCTTCCAGAGGGTGCAGATAGTGCACTCCAAGTCCCTTGGGAACATGTTGGTGCTAGATGACTTGCAAA ATATATCAGAGGCTGACCTCGTATACACAGAAACTTTGATGCAACGAGGCAAGGAAAACTATGAAGGAAAGGAAATCGTTATTTTAG gcgGTGGCGACGGAGCACTCCTATACGAGTTGTTGAAGGAAAAGCCCAAATTCGTGTGGATGTTGGAGATCGACGAGGTGGTGATGAACGCGTGCAATAAGCATCTGCGCTCCATTTGCGGCGACGTGTTGGAGAGACGAAAGGGGCCTAACTATGAA ATAATCGTAGAAGACTGCATGTTGACCATAAACAAATTCATCAAGGAGGGCAAGAAAGTCGACTACATTTTCGGGGACCTCACCGATATTCCCATCTCGGAGTCGGCATGCGGCGAGCTCTGGGAGTTCATGATCACCATCCTGAACTCATCGTTCAAGATACTCAAGCCTGATGGGAGGTTTATGACACAT GGCAACGGTGCCACCAGCTCCGAGTCTCTAGAGCTGTACGAGCAAGAGCTAGCCAAGCTGACGCCAGCCGTCTCGTTCTCCAAGAGCCGGGCCTTCGTGCCCTCCTTCCTCGAGGACTGGATCTTCTACCAAATATCCTTCTCGGCTAACAACGGCGCCTAA
- the LOC134743180 gene encoding charged multivesicular body protein 1b, translated as MGNEMSSSAMEKHLFNLKFAVKELERNSKKCEKEEKLEKEKAKKAIQKGNMEGARIHAENAIRQKNQALNYLRMSARVDAVSSRVQTALTTRKVTNSMAGVVKAMDAAMKSMNLEKISTLMDKFESQFEDLDVQSSYMENAMSQTTTTTVPQGDVDNLLQQVADEAGLELNMELPSGIPSTSVGTATVVSQEQDDLTQRLARLRQAE; from the exons atgggtAACGAAATGTCTTCATCTGCAATGGAAA AACATCTGTTTAATCTAAAATTTGCAGTGAAAGAGCTTGAGagaaactcaaaaaaatgtgaaaaagaAGAAAAGTTAGAAAAAGAAAAAGCTAAAAAGGCAATCCAAAAGGGAAACATGGAAGGTGCTCGGATACATGCGGAAAATGCAATACGGCAGAAAAACCAAGCATTAAACTACCTCAGAATGTCAGCAAGAGTAGATGCTGTGTCAAGCAGAGTGCAGACAGCACTCACTACAAGAAAG GTCACAAATTCCATGGCAGGTGTAGTAAAAGCCATGGATGCAGCAATGAAATCTATGAATCTTGAGAAAATCTCTACACTCATGGATAAGTTCGAGAGTCAGTTCGAAGATCTAGACGTCCAATCTTCGTACATGGAGAATGCTATGTCACAAACCACTACCACCACGGTGCCGCAGGGTGATGTGGACAATCTGTTGCAGCAGGTAGCTGATGAGGCTGG TCTGGAACTAAACATGGAACTGCCGTCTGGTATCCCGAGCACGTCGGTGGGCACAGCCACAGTCGTGTCGCAGGAACAGGACGACCTCACGCAACGACTGGCCAGGTTGCGGCAAGCCGAGTAG
- the LOC134743169 gene encoding akirin-like produces MACATLKRNLDWEAQLPAKRRRCAPFAASSSTSPGIRVSESRPSSFGESVSAPAKLTPERMAQEICDEIKRLQRRRQLRVATGVPSCSSSSGSEGDASPPHRSTHSQQQKVTNRALLTFKQVRMICERMLRDQEAALRAEYETALSNKLAEQYEAFVRFNLDQVQRRPPPPTCMPLGMDAEHHMHQDLVPSYLS; encoded by the exons ATGGCGTGTGCTACACTGAAAAGAAATTTGGATTGGGAGGCTCAGTTGCCTGCTAAAAGAAGAAGATGTGCTCCGTTTGCTGCAAGCTCAAGTACAAGCCCAGGAATTAGAGTGTCAGAAAGTAGACCCTCTTCTTTTGGAGAATCCGTCAGTGCACCTGCTAAGTTGACCCCAG aGCGCATGGCCCAGGAAATCTGCGACGAGATCAAACGCTTGCAGCGACGCAGACAGTTGCGCGTGGCGACTGGTGTGCCATCATGCTCATCATCCAGTGGCTCCGAGGGTGACGCCTCGCCGCCGCATCGCTCCACGCATAGCCAACAGCAGAAGGTCACCAATCGCGCGCTCTTGACATTCAAGCAG GTCCGCATGATATGCGAGCGCATGCTGCGCGATCAGGAGGCAGCTCTGCGCGCAGAATACGAGACTGCTCTCAGCAACAAGCTTGCCGAACAATACGAGGCTTTCGTGCGCTTCAACCTTGACCag GTCCAGCGTCGACCCCCGCCCCCCACGTGCATGCCGCTGGGCATGGATGCTGAACACCACATGCATCAGGATCTAGTACCTAGCT ATCTGTCCTAA